A genomic stretch from Hydrogenimonas urashimensis includes:
- a CDS encoding thioredoxin domain-containing protein, with product MPNRLIHEDSPYLQQHADNPVDWWPWCDEAFAKALKENRPIFLSIGYSSCHWCHVMEHEVFEDTTIASYLNDHFVSIKVDREERPDIDKHYQSVHQLLNQRPGGWPLSIFMTPDRKPFFAGTYIPPSRRYNMMGFLELIEVIHKKWTEAPQDIVKNADEIQRFLKPVEGPVKATKLELSLVDKTIRQAQESYDAQWGGFSKAPKFPHASTLNLLIDLHRLTGDPEALKISTHTLKMMARGGIYDLIDGGFCRYSTDDMWLVPHFEKMTYDNGLLIESYLKAYRLTRESLFLDIAEETITFMQEKMAENSLFYSASDADTEGVEGKYFIYNYVEVTHALQRNGFEANEAARICEALSITPSGNFEGSNIVRLQRNDRPSWWPKVRQILRSLRQPRTYPFIDRKIITAWNAMMVKSLFLAADINERYLKSAITSLESLLELMLKKGNLYHSALAGKEPVIEGFLEDYAYLCDALLQAYRTTLDEIWLLKAQQLANRAIERFYERGKWYFSRGEFVTVADIADTSYPSSAAVMNQVLLTLGALLDDAYRDIVYKTLELHSYKIARYPIYHPAFTTVAIRFIKEDIVVKSLPNRLKEAKSVLEEASYPWTVMKSEVDSDYMVCNQHSCFAIAKNLESLREILKNLP from the coding sequence ATGCCCAACCGACTCATTCACGAAGACTCCCCCTACCTCCAGCAGCACGCCGACAATCCCGTCGACTGGTGGCCGTGGTGCGACGAAGCCTTCGCAAAAGCGTTGAAAGAGAACAGGCCAATCTTTCTTTCGATCGGCTACTCCAGCTGCCACTGGTGCCACGTGATGGAGCACGAGGTCTTCGAAGATACAACCATCGCCTCCTACCTTAACGACCATTTCGTCTCCATCAAAGTGGACAGGGAGGAGCGGCCGGACATCGACAAGCATTACCAAAGCGTCCATCAGCTGCTCAACCAGCGTCCCGGGGGCTGGCCGCTGTCGATCTTCATGACACCCGATCGAAAACCCTTCTTCGCCGGCACCTACATCCCTCCATCGCGCCGATACAATATGATGGGATTTTTGGAACTGATCGAAGTGATCCACAAAAAATGGACCGAAGCGCCGCAGGACATCGTCAAAAACGCCGACGAAATCCAGCGTTTTCTAAAACCGGTCGAGGGGCCCGTCAAAGCCACGAAACTGGAGCTTTCGCTTGTCGACAAGACAATCAGGCAGGCGCAGGAGAGTTACGATGCCCAGTGGGGTGGCTTCTCCAAAGCGCCCAAATTTCCCCATGCTTCCACTCTCAATCTGCTGATCGACCTGCACCGGCTCACCGGTGACCCGGAGGCTTTGAAGATATCGACTCATACGTTGAAAATGATGGCCCGGGGCGGCATCTATGATCTTATCGACGGCGGATTCTGCCGATACAGCACCGACGACATGTGGCTGGTGCCCCATTTTGAAAAGATGACCTACGACAACGGCCTGCTGATCGAAAGCTATCTAAAAGCCTATCGACTCACAAGGGAGAGTCTCTTTCTCGACATCGCGGAAGAGACCATTACTTTCATGCAGGAAAAAATGGCCGAAAATAGCCTCTTCTACTCTGCCAGCGATGCCGATACGGAGGGAGTGGAGGGAAAATATTTCATCTACAACTACGTCGAGGTAACCCATGCGCTGCAGCGAAATGGATTTGAAGCGAACGAGGCTGCCCGCATCTGTGAAGCGCTATCCATCACACCCTCCGGCAATTTCGAGGGCAGTAACATCGTGCGTTTGCAACGTAACGATAGGCCGTCATGGTGGCCGAAAGTGCGGCAGATTCTCCGGTCTTTGCGCCAACCCCGCACCTACCCTTTCATCGACAGAAAAATCATTACCGCATGGAATGCCATGATGGTCAAATCGCTCTTCCTGGCCGCCGATATCAACGAGAGATACCTAAAAAGCGCCATAACGAGTCTGGAATCGCTTTTGGAGCTGATGCTAAAAAAAGGCAATCTCTACCACAGCGCACTCGCCGGGAAAGAGCCGGTCATCGAAGGCTTTCTGGAAGATTACGCCTATCTCTGCGACGCGCTGCTTCAGGCCTACCGCACCACCTTGGACGAGATTTGGCTCCTCAAGGCGCAGCAACTCGCCAACCGGGCCATCGAACGATTCTATGAGCGGGGAAAATGGTATTTCAGCCGCGGGGAATTCGTAACCGTCGCCGACATAGCCGATACAAGCTATCCATCGAGCGCTGCCGTCATGAATCAGGTGCTGCTGACACTCGGAGCGCTGCTAGATGACGCCTACCGGGATATCGTCTACAAGACGCTGGAGTTACATTCGTACAAAATCGCCCGCTATCCGATTTACCATCCCGCTTTCACCACGGTGGCGATCCGTTTTATCAAAGAGGACATTGTCGTCAAATCGCTTCCCAATCGGCTGAAAGAGGCCAAAAGTGTCTTGGAAGAGGCTTCCTATCCATGGACAGTAATGAAGAGTGAAGTCGATTCCGATTATATGGTGTGCAACCAGCACTCCTGTTTTGCCATAGCCAAAAATCTGGAGAGCCTTCGTGAAATTTTGAAAAATCTGCCTTGA